A window of Sebastes umbrosus isolate fSebUmb1 chromosome 6, fSebUmb1.pri, whole genome shotgun sequence genomic DNA:
AGCCCGGATTTCCCCGCTCATTCTTAAAAGAAACATGATTGACAACACTTTTAATGCATTTCCAGAAACACAAATCAGATAAGGGCAGTACCCACGAGTCCTAATAAAGCGACAGTTCTCAGGTTTTACCTGCCTCACGCTGTGTGTTTCTGACTGCAAGGGTCCAATGTCTCTCTGGTCTTATCACCTTGTCTAAGTCCTCCAGGTGCAAGCTGAGTTATAGAAATCCTAACCGTCGCCCTTTTCACTCAGCGCTCAGGGTTTTTCCGAACACGTTTATCAAGTCTTTATATAAAGCTCTTGAGAAGTGTCTTTATGATTTGACTGCAAATAATGTCAACTGCGGCTCCTTCAACTACTACTGTCACTATACTGCAACGTCTATTTCTACTACTAACACCACCACTCCTACAAAGTGTTACTGTAACTACTATTATAGTATACTGATACTGGGGATAAAACTTTGGGAAGTTGCCTATCTTTGTTTATTGGTAACTTCTGCCTCTGACTTCCACTACAACCACTGCTGCCACCGTATTATTACCTCTATGCATTGTTATGGATGCAAATGCGATGCCCTCCCACACTGCTATCATCACATCACACATGCTGTCGAtcgaaagcaaataagcatattctCCAAAATATCAAACGATTCCTTTAACCACACAAATCCTCACCTAATCTCACTTATTTGTAATCTTAATGTAAACATATGTGTTTTAGCTTCATACCTAAATTTAGCCATGGCAAGTCTTCAATCCAGAATTGTAGACAAAATGCCCGAGCATAACAGGCCTTGTATAGGTGAGTGTCATAGCTCACAAGTTAAAAAgctgctctatacgatattcagagcattaataaagcagcagacaactatttgctatgtaaagatatagtggagtaatgtctacctgagcagaggatgaagttgctctccctctgtgtatgttttaatccgagcttctctgtgctttgttgacatagccgagCCGGCtgtgcgtgcttttagtgcatgtttgtgcatgcgagcgtgccccactggctagctcacggacGCTGCTTTGCACTGCCCTCACACGGCAGTTagagctgataacgccgtcttGACCAGCGGTGTCATCACAGAAGTGTAGCGGTTGACGATGATGGTTTTGATATACTGGATTGGACTTGTATTGTTATAAGCACTGATATTATTTTGCTATAATATGGTCAAGACAAAGACAtacaaatttcaaaataaaagatgttTTGACAAGCATAAAAGTTGCTAAAAATGTTGCCCAAGCTTCGCAGGCAAGTTATTGAATGACAAAAGTATTGGCTTGTATTTTGTGTACATACCTGCATGTCACAACAAGTTACACCTACAACCATGTATTTGGGATGATATCAATTTCATACCAAAAAAATCTGTAATGAATGTTGTGTTTGCGTCACTGACAGTGAAGGGTAATAAAAGACAATTATGATGCGTATTGTGGGTGTAGGGTGGTTATATCTAGCTTGATGGGAATTATATTCATAACTTTTGCAGTCTATGCAAACATCAGATGTCTTACCACATCATAAAGATTATGGCCTACTCTGCAGTTTGATTTGTGACTTATGGATGTGCTTTCATCTGTTTTACATATACAGTTAGCATCCTGAGGGTTAAAAAGGGCGGATGACATCACGAGCTTCAGGTACGGGAAACACTCCCGATCTTTCGAGGAAGCTATTTCTCCAACTTGTTGAACAGGTTTCCCGACTGCCTCGGCACTGTAAAATCTCATAGACAAACAACTACTGTAAAAGAATCAATACATGATCGGATTTATCAGTCACACCAGAATCAAAATATTTGTGTACAGTGGGTTCTAATTGTTTGTACCTGCACATGAGCAAACATGCACCTTGTAAACAAAGCTGTGCTATGTGCATACAAGAAGAACAGTAATATTTAACAGTGCATGGCAGTttatgcatgagtgtgtgtgtgtgagagagagagagagagagagagagagagagagagaggttcatAAAGACTGCAATATTCCAGATGGTCAACCTGTCACTGGTGGGAAATCACTGGCACTATTGGCTCAGCTGCTGCCCTGTTTCAATCAATTTTCTGAGAGTTTTACAAAAAAGCATGTATGATTGATACATGCACatgtacatgtgtatgtgtacacAATTTTTATAGGTACAGTCCAGAACCATAAAGAAAgaagttagggctgtcagtcgattaaaatatttaatcacgattaatcgcatgattgtccatagttaatcacaattaattgcaaattaatcggcacatttttatctgttcaaaatgtaccttaaagggagatttgtcaaatgtttaatactcttatcaacctgggattgggcaaatatgcttgcttcatgtaaatgtatgtatatactgtacttcattcattcactatCTGTAACCATTTAttctattcagggtcgcgggggggctggatgcaccactgtgcagcccatattggaaattaattaacaacaaaaaacaatgacaaatattgtccagaaaccctcacagctactgcatttagcataaaaaatatgctcaaatcataacgtagctaactgcagcccaacaggcaacaacagctgtcagtttgtcagtgtgctgacttgactatgacttgcccaaaactgtatgtgattatcataaagtgggcatgtctgtaaaggggagactcttagTTACctatataacccattttcattcacatatcttgaggtcagatatcaagggacccctttgaaaatggccatgacagtttttccttgccaaaatgttatttaccctccttcgtgacaagctagtatgacatggttggtaccaatagattccttaagtttcctagtttcatatgatgccaatatactaactttaaaactgagcccactacaaccttaaaaatcacaagttgcattaatgcgttaaagaaattagtggcattaaaacaaacgcgttattatcacgttaactttgacagccctaaaagaaatgtaatatttaagtgttttttttgggaaAATATAATTCCTAAAGTCTTCTTATCCTTTCCAGACTTCCCAAAGTCTGGAAACCAACCAAGTAAGTTCTGATAAACTTTGCCATATTGACCTTCCATGACCCGATGTCATTTCTTTGTGTACTCTGATAGGTTTACAGTGTCCCCTACCTGTGGTAATATTTCACTGTGATGAATTTCTCCACAAAACTTGACAAGTCATAAAGTTACTGAGCCGTTCCTGTAAGCACAGTTTGAGTTTTTATCATGTTGAGATGATAACCCAGGAATAAAACACAGGGGGTGAATACCTGCTGCCTCACCCATGACATACGTGTCATATATATATCATCAGTCCAAGGAGGTCGCAGGCTAGCGGCGCTGCATTTGGATTTATTATGACACGGCTTATCAGGCCATAAATACCTGTGtcaaagatatttttttaacttttcattgctgttttgttttatttcttgaGATTAAATATATATCGGTCAACATTTACATGCTTCAACCCAGCATGCATTGCAAAAGAAACACCTTAAACGTGACACGAGTCCATCAAAGGGTTAACACATTGATACAGAGAGCACCTGACATACCAATGAACAATTAGAGTTTGCAGTTGACATgatttacatgtctttggaCCAGTGTACAGGAAACTGAAAGGTGTGGCGGTTCAATGGAAATAAATTCTGCCAAAGCTTCGCCTCGGGGCTTTGATTCCAATCCAGTCATATTTTTATGATTGCATCACCATCCTTACTTTGAGCACTGAGGAACTGAATTGATGTCTCATTTAACTCAAAACCCCCAGCATATGTTGGTTGTTATACTGTACGTGAGGTTGTCCTCAGGTGCCTCTGTTTGTACAGCAGGCTCTTTGCGTCTATCGGGTGTGTTGTGTTATAGTTGGCGTATGTCTCAGACCCAGAATGTTTTAGGGAAATCCCTCTGCGACACAGACCCTGTGAAAAAAAGATGTTGCAGCGTCAGTAGTGTATACTGGAATCCACGTCTGAACGAATTAGACACgtagcaaaaacaaaaaggaacatGCTCGATGAACTATGAATGGCATTTTGTGTTCCTAACATGGGTGTGATGCAATTCCTGTGGCTGTTTGCTTCCCCTCAATGGTTCATTCAGGATATCGTCACTTTTCTGCACAAGCCTTAGcaagttcattttaaaaaatagtaCCGGTACATGTCAGAGTTGCAGTAATGTTCACAGAAATTAGTTTCCGTATCTGACTTTTACTCAGTAACTAATCAGTTAGTTAAACCATTCTCCAAAGCAATATTCTAGATATATTATTTGGAGAATGGTTTTGGATGATCTATGAGTCAGATGAGTATTTGGCTATGGCGTGCTGAGCAGAGTTGATGATGAATGAGCATGCCATTATAGCCAGAAAAATGTTACCACTTACTGATGCAGGAGGCTTAAGGGTAACACTTTAGTTTAACCCCCATATTTAGCAATCAAAATCAGCATATGAATGTTtcataaatggtttataacacactgtaaTGAAGCTGTAAGCAGATATCAGGTTGTGTTAACAATGTTGTTGTCATTAACTCCTTCTGTGAAGCATTCACAACTGGATGATGTTATATAAACAGATAATGAACTTTATTGTATTCGTCTGTACATGCAGGTACATACTGTacttgaaatttgacctctgcatttaacccctcctgagcatttaggagcagtgggctgctgtgaagcgcccggggagcaacttgcaGTTCactgtctcgctcaaggacacttcgacatgcagacagtaggagctggggatcaaaccaccaaccttgaggttaaaggacgacccgctctacccactaTAAAGAAGTTCATATAGTGCTTATAGATTATAAATATGGGGGGTTAAAGTAAATTGTTACCACCTTGTTGCAAACATGATCCTCATTTAGTCTTGTGGACATTTATTTAATAGGGTTCAGtcaacataaatacatttagactCAAATACTTTAacttaaaattgaaaaaaagctTGAGAGTACTGTCAACTGGCTACCCTCATAAACATTTCCCATGTGTGGTGTATGTATGGGTAAATACGTTGTACTTTACAATAGATTGTAATGCAAATATATGAGGAAGTGTGTGGAGTTTTTCAGTATACATCACAGATGTTACATCCATCTTTCTTCAGAACATACGTACATTTGTCCTATAATCTCATTGACTTCCCTCTCTGCTGATCATCCCCACCTCCCAGATTCAATTATCACGTCATTGTTCAGCCTTTCTGCAAAGCCAAACATATATTATCTTTCGTGGTACCTCTGTTGTGAATAGAATGATAAGAACAACCGCAGAATGACCACAGATGCACCACAAATTTTAATTCCATGAAGTAAAACTTCACAAGCTAAAACCACTCACTGAATATCAAGCATCGCCAAACAATCtgcaagggaaaaaaaaactttttattttgtaaaccaCTCCCACTCTATCAACACTCTACACGCCAAAGGGGCTTGGCCAAAAGTGTGCAAAGAATATAAGAGAGGTGACGTCCAGGTGGAGCATCACACAGGTGAAGCATTCGGATTCTCATGTCTCCACCCTCTACCGCCTGAGGATACTACTAACTTTGCCGTACCAGACGCAGGAGCACACACCTCTCTGCCTCAACTAGGTAAAGATAGTCCCCATTGTTGTGCTCATTCATTCAGACTTGATCTATTTGTCTTTTGCTGTCATATGACTGTCTGGTCAGATATGTTAGAGAAGTATGTGTGACTGCTGCTTTCACTTCTCACTTCAATTTTGATTCTGTCTCacatgtgtgttttctctttccAGAGTAAAGTATGCTGGCAGGAATGGAAACGGTGAggctgattttattttattttaattagtgTGTGTTCTGTTTTTTAAGTTAGCCCATGAATGCCAAagataaataatttatattttacataaatgtaTGTTTCTGTAATAGTGTGCTCTAAAATATCTTGTTAACTGATGTGGGTTGGTTGAGCGTAAAAGGTTATTTGTAAGAATGGCAGCTACTATCAGCCACACATCACTGTTACCTGTGCTGGTGAAAGCACAAAAACTTGCATAAATTTGCCAGTCAAACTAAAATACACACGGTCACAGTGTTGTTGCCTGGCTCAtttccaacacaacaaacacacagctcaggTGAACTACACAATTCACTGCTGCATGTGAATGTCATTAGCGTGTGtcattttgtcatttgtcatttgttttgacAAATCTATGctagatggagaaaaaaaaatgataataatacaagAATGATCACTGAATGTCGAGTAGAAAATGGATGAGTCACAGCTCATTTAAAATTGATGAATGAGTGCATCCCCGATCTTCAGATCTCAGAGTAAAATTATTCACTGTGTGATGCACAAAAGTGCATCACAACAATGGGCTTTCatggaaacaaaagaaaacagcaggTGTGGTAATATAACAACACCTCAGGCTACGACTGATGTGAGATAAATGCCACCCGTCATGCAAAGTGTTTTCTCTCCGTCAGCATCACTCGACAAACTCTCTCACGTAAAAGTGTGTATTATTTCTGAACGCCTCTGTTCTGCTGTGTTTCCCGTCAGATGGCTTATGTGGCTGAGATCAGGCTGAGCGGAGGTCGGGGGGCCTGGAGCAGAGTGGCTCCCTCCTCCTGCCCCGAGGTTGACCTGGAGGTCATCGAGGAGTACCTGCAGGAGCACTCGCTGGAGGTTCAGCCTGCACACATGCCCGCTTCACCTCCGACCACCATGGGGCAGCAAACACACTCCCACCAGGGCACCAGGATCATAGGTTAGTGTGATGATGACGTGATGATGGAGGTGTCTCTTGTGTATTTCTGTATCTTTTTATCTGACTGTATGTTTTCTCCGTAGAAAATAGCTGGTCAGGTCAGCATCCGTATCAATGGCACCTCGGCTCTCACACGCCTAACGAGGAATATGAAGAGCAAGCCCTGCCTCCAGCCTGGCTTAGTCCCCATGACAACCAATGGGTGAGTTCAAGGACCTCAGCCTTTTAGTAAATTCAAGTTTTTTCATAGCTAAATGTGAGAAATTAGACTTTTTGATTGACTCTAGTCATGATATATGAGAATGGTTACATTTGtgaattattaatatgttttcagGCGTACACCTACATGGCACCGGCATGCATTGACTCAGACTCGCTGTCCAGCAGCTCCCAGTACCAGGAATACCGAGATTCCCCGTCACCATCGTCTGACAGGGGAGACAGGACGGACAGAAACCCCCTGCCTCTTGTCCCACTTTCAGGTATACACACAAATCCATCCCCACATGAGCACTAAAACTCTCAAAACGTCAACATATCTACACACCAAACATTTAGCGTAAAGCCCTCTGTTGGGTTGCTTATTCACACGCATCATGTATGAGTCATTGTCACCtcatatttgtatttacatCCCCTTTCTCCTAAacaggaaagaggaaggagCGTTTGTTCCAGTTCCTGTTCGAGATGCTCCAGACTCCATCGATGCGGAGCTGCATCTGGTGGGTCCAGTCCTCGGCTGGCACGTTCCAGTTCTCCTCCCAAAACAAGGAGCGCCTGGCGCAGCTGTGGGGCCGGCGAAAAGGTAACCGCAAGACCATGACCTACCAGAAGATGGCGCGGGCGCTGAGGAACTACAGAAGCACAGGCGAGATAAAGAAGGTGAAGCGGAAGCTCACCTACAGGTTCGATGAGAAGACGCTGAGAGGCCTACAAGGAAACTCTAATACAGTGTAGGAGGCATTATGGAGAGTGTATATAAGCATAGAAATAGACTAAGCACAATGGATATTCAGAGGGTTGTACCATTAAAGAGTAACTCAAGCCACTGCTCTGATTGGAGGGCGttaacattattttgaaataaaaatttCATGACATAGATAAGTCCCAATTGGTCGACTCTATATCAGCATTGGCCTTGAAAGGTTCAGGGCTGATTTAAAACAATAGATGGCGTTTTTTTCCAACCCATGAAATGCCAATTTTTCTAAATTTGATAAGTAATGTCAATATTAACACCAGCATTGGTGTGTTTCATCACAGTACAGTCATATTACAGCTCAAAAAAGCATTTTTGAAAGTGTGCGGAACCTCTTCAATGTCCTTTCTGTTCATTCTAATTCTATGGCATGTAGAAACAAATGAGTACTGAGTATTTGAGAAGCCAGAAGATGAACCACTGTAGGTGAGACTGGcattaaaaataatgtaaatctaAAAGGTTATCACTTAATATCTACTTTATAAGTAGAACTTAAATCgttcttaaaataaaaaagtgtgtttttctgttttttttcgtGATTCTGTATTGCAGATATTCAGCAGATATAAGATCACTTTATAGACTTGTTAGCAAAAATTGTGTAAACATGATCTGTTTGTGTCAagatgaaataaattaaaatattttcagaacaCCTGATACAttttgtctatctatctatctatctgaacAAAGACGTAGGCTACTACTATGTGGTGCACATCAGCCAAGCAAACACAGATGCCcttataaaacacaaacacacacccgtAGCCAAAACTGTATGCAAAGTAAGCATGCGTTGAAATAGCGGCTTTAATAACAGACCAGTTAATCAGTAACATCTACAAAGTCCCCTGACACACTGGCTTTTTTACATGTTCAGCTCTCAGCCCAACCCTGAGCTAAGAGTTGACCCTGGGATAATTTAACCCCTTTTCACACACCCATTATTAACTCAGGGTTAACCTAAGCCCAGGGCTATACGATTCACACTGCACTTCTACTATCCCTGGGTTAAACGTCCGTTGGTCGGAACATGCTTTCTTAGCCCCAAGCTTACAGCTCAGTTAGCCTGGGGCGAAGTGCAATAGCGTGAAAAGCCCTACAGAGTagcaggacacacagacacacattagaGATGTCACTTTCTTTGAAGTTGACAAAGTAGAGCAATTAAAATTTCATAGTCAAATGATTCAGCCACACACGCATGCTAAAAACCAGGTGACAGGGGGGGAAATGACTTAATATTCAACACACATCTGTCATGCAGGATAGACTGTAGCTACTGCAGAGCAGATTTCTTTTGTTCAAGTACTTGTTCTGACATATTTACAGTCATGATTGCTGAAAAGTACCTAATTACTAATACTAGTACTGTACTTACTTGTTCTTTACCTTTTACTCcgatacatttatttaacagctttggttacttttcagatttagattttacatataaaacatatgatcaacttttaaaatgtgatgCATTGTGATCGATCAAACTGCCCCATCACTATGCTATCTCAGGTGTCCTATTTGTAAGTTTTACTTGTAATTAGTTATTTCTACGCCTCACAgtaagagggttgcaggttcgaggCCGGCTTGGGGCCcgtctgtgtggagtttgcatgttctcctctTGTTAGCGTGGGTTTCCTCCGGGGTCTCCGGTTTCCtctacagtccaaagacatgcaggttaggttaattgttgactctaaattgcccgtaggtgtgaatgtgagcgtgaatggttatctgtctctatgtgtcagccctgtgatagtctggcgacctgtccagggtgtaccccgccttcgcccaatgtcagctagGATTGGATCGTTGGATTggattgtgtttgtatttgtatcttaatgtgtttttatgtacttattgcTTTTACGTGGTGTAGACCCCAGGAAGATTAGAAAATATAGAGTAGTTCAGACTGATCAAACAGTTACATTAAAACGcagtttatttaataatataacacataTCAAAACATGACAATCTGAAACTGGAAACTTtgatattttaaatacattttgctttacttGTAGTTCAGTATTTCTATattgtagtattactacttCGACGTACATCGTAAAAGATCAGAGTACACACCTGTTGTGTGAAAAACGTGACATGGTTCATTCGGAGGTCCTCTCCTTTTATGGCTACTGAAGCACATTTATCAGAGGATTTTCACTCACTGATGAAATACAGATGGCGTCTCCATGGAGTGCACTCCTCGcctgttgttgtgtgtgcacacacagaggCGCATGCATGTTTGCGTATAAAAAGCATCTGCTCAATGTAATTCTGGTCATTTGAAGCCGAGAGCTGAAAGCAGGAAGGAACACGCTATCTGAACAACAACCATAGGATTATGTTGGATTTAACTTTCCTGTGGAATTCATCCCACCTGTCCACAGCCTTCAAGGACACTTAACAGTTTCTCTGTCCTCCCTGGTCTCCATCTTCAGTGATGGCTGATTGGAGTTGGGTGGCCTACACAGTACTAGAAGTGCTTATCGCTGTGGCCTGTTGCCTTGGCAATGTGTTGGTGGTGTGTGCGGTGTGTATTGGTATCCGGGATTCCCTCCGAGAGCCCACCTTCTGCTTCCTCGTCTCCCTGGCTGTGGCTGACTTCCTGGTGGGCGTGGCCGCCGTGCCCCTGGCTGTACTGTTGGACGGCTGGGTGAGcgtgacccctgacctctgccTACTTCTCAGCTGTGTCGTGCTCGTGCTGACTCAGGCGTCTGTGCTGTCACTGCTTGCTATCGCCGTGGATAGATACCTCCGGTTACACACACCGCTCAGGTGAGATTATACGCACTCTGAAACACTGCTAGAAAACCTATATGGATACTTGCTTGTTGATTTGTAGAAATAATCCCcctctttttgttttatccCTCATTGTCAGATACAAAGCCCTGGCCACACAGAGGCGTACATGTATTGCCGTGTCTGTGTGTTGGACTCTTTCCTGCCTGCTGGGGTTCACCCCTCTGTTTGGCTGGCGCAaccacacctcctcctctctatcaTCTGATTCCACCAatacatcctcctcctcttccttcatcTCTCCGCCCTGCACCTTCCTCTCAGTTATCTCCCTCCCCTTCATGGTTTACTTCAACTTCCTGGGCTGTGTCATGGCACCCCTGCTGGTCATGACCCTCCTCTACACTCGAATCTTCTGGAGCCTGCAGGGCCGTCTGAAGGAGAGCTGTCCCCAGGCCCAGGCCTCTCTGCTCAGGGAGAAGAGGCTGGCCTGCTCCCTGGCTCTGGTTCTCATTTTGTTTGCCAGCTGCTGGATTCCTCTGCACCTGATGAACTGTCTGTTGCTGTTTCACGGTCCTCAAGCTGTCACACGGGGGACGCTCTATACAGGCAGGTGACAGTCTTGTACTCGCAGTCTGcaagatttgtttgaaaaagCTCCCCCAGAGGCTTTAAATATCACATATTTACAGATAACTACTTACCAGCAGTAacaaatccatttttttcccccaggtaTTCTGCTGTCTCATGCCAACTCGGCAGTCAACCCTGTGGTCTACGCTTGTCGCATCCCAAAGATCCAACAGGCCTACAGTCAAATATGGAGGCGCTTCATCGTGAGGCTGAACTGTTGCCATGGGGACAAGCGAGCTCGCCGATCGATAAAAGGCAGCCGAGCCAATCACACAGAGACGTGTGGATCAGGAGGGATGACCACGCCTTAACagtcatttt
This region includes:
- the LOC119490300 gene encoding transcription factor Spi-B — translated: MLAGMETMAYVAEIRLSGGRGAWSRVAPSSCPEVDLEVIEEYLQEHSLEVQPAHMPASPPTTMGQQTHSHQGTRIIENSWSGQHPYQWHLGSHTPNEEYEEQALPPAWLSPHDNQWAYTYMAPACIDSDSLSSSSQYQEYRDSPSPSSDRGDRTDRNPLPLVPLSGKRKERLFQFLFEMLQTPSMRSCIWWVQSSAGTFQFSSQNKERLAQLWGRRKGNRKTMTYQKMARALRNYRSTGEIKKVKRKLTYRFDEKTLRGLQGNSNTV
- the LOC119490295 gene encoding adenosine receptor A1-like gives rise to the protein MADWSWVAYTVLEVLIAVACCLGNVLVVCAVCIGIRDSLREPTFCFLVSLAVADFLVGVAAVPLAVLLDGWVSVTPDLCLLLSCVVLVLTQASVLSLLAIAVDRYLRLHTPLRYKALATQRRTCIAVSVCWTLSCLLGFTPLFGWRNHTSSSLSSDSTNTSSSSSFISPPCTFLSVISLPFMVYFNFLGCVMAPLLVMTLLYTRIFWSLQGRLKESCPQAQASLLREKRLACSLALVLILFASCWIPLHLMNCLLLFHGPQAVTRGTLYTGILLSHANSAVNPVVYACRIPKIQQAYSQIWRRFIVRLNCCHGDKRARRSIKGSRANHTETCGSGGMTTP